One genomic region from Entelurus aequoreus isolate RoL-2023_Sb linkage group LG14, RoL_Eaeq_v1.1, whole genome shotgun sequence encodes:
- the lrrc24 gene encoding leucine-rich repeat-containing protein 24 isoform X2: MAPLWLSTLAPIFLAFVSKPSLGCPSGCRCYSLTVECGSLGVKGIPQDVPSFTEDNAVVQIRLQDLTRLGSLHYLYLQNNSISALEPGAFLSQHQLLELALNGNLIHLVTPGMFRGLEHLRILYLAGNQITRIQDNTFRGLQRLQELHLQENSIELLADKALSGLSSLALLDLSRNNLHTLGASSLKPLVSLQVLRVTENPWRCDCALDWLRTWIGEDGQRLLSTAEQRRLMCSEPPRLSHLSLGEVAPNSLVCIPPVVQLEPSHLTVRLGESLRVSCEASGYPQPQVTWKKSSNGKAQLSPRGLVQETGPNGELFRPGVRGAVTALPSSGAKKIGEVNGVVRGTEEGGERDSFDPDLGSGMLFLSNVTVAHAGRYECEAWNPGGVARVTFHLAVNMSSSSYSSQFWPQLNTHSLVSSSSKSFPQPEVADVSQEPLYERDSMDFSALGPATQTVIAVGISLLALTAILLLIMIYTRHQQYHKEEAGSYCTSKEESIIYVNDYSDGPTTFAQLEEYSDDHGHEMYILNRTGPVGTASARCPMLGGYVQPTSMKEALLDHRVVQTLSRSGGMGVRRKPGDGGEGPLTTDPEEVFLSQSLLFGSQLAYEIHC, encoded by the exons GACAATGCTGTCGTACAGATCCGTCTCCAGGACCTGACTCGCCTGGGTAGCCTCCATTACCTCTACCTCCAAAACAACAGCATTTCGGCTCTGGAGCCAGGAGCGTTCCTCAGCCAGCACCAGCTACTGGAGCTCGCCCTCAATGGAAACCTCATACATTTGGTTACCCCAGGCATGTTCCGAGGTCTCGAGCACCTTCGGATCCTCTACCTTGCAGGGAACCAGATCACCCGAATACAGGACAACACCTTCCGGGGGTTGCAG CGCCTTCAGGAACTCCACTTGCAGGAAAACAGCATAGAGCTGCTGGCAGACAAAGCCCTGTCCGGATTATCGTCTCTGGCTCTTCTGGATCTCAGCAGAAACAATCTCCATACCTTGGGAGCCTCGTCGCTCAAACCACTTGTCAGCCTGCAGGTGCTCCGAGTCACAG AGAATCCTTGGCGTTGTGACTGTGCTCTTGACTGGCTGAGGACATGGATCGGCGAGGACGGGCAGCGGCTGCTAAGCACCGCGGAGCAGCGCCGGCTGATGTGTTCGGAGCCACCTCGCCTCTCCCACCTCAGCCTGGGGGAGGTGGCTCCAAACAGCCTGGTGTGCATCCCCCCAGTTGTGCAGCTTGAGCCCAGCCATCTAACAGTCAGACTTGGGGAGAGCCTGAGAGTCTCCTGTGAAGCCTCAGGATACCCTCAGCCTCAGGTGACCTGGAAAAAGTCTTCGAACGGTAAGGCCCAGTTGTCCCCTCGAGGCTTAGTTCAAGAAACGGGTCCCAATGGAGAGCTTTTCCGGCCTGGCGTTAGAGGAGCTGTCACCGCCCTACCCAGCAGTGGGGCAAAGAAGATAGGAGAAGTCAACGGGGTTGTGCGTGGGACAGAGGAGGGCGGTGAGAGGGATAGCTTTGACCCGGACCTGGGCAGTGGAATGCTGTTCCTCAGCAATGTGACGGTGGCACATGCTGGCCGCTATGAGTGTGAAGCATGGAACCCTGGTGGTGTGGCCAGGGTCACATTTCACTTAGCTGTCAACATGTCCTCTTCCTCATATTCATCACAATTCTGGCCTCAATTAAACACCCACTCGTTGGTTTCTTCTTCGTCTAAATCCTTCCCCCAGCCAGAGGTGGCGGATGTTAGCCAGGAGCCACTTTATGAGCGAGACAGCATGGACTTCAGCGCTCTTGGCCCAGCCACGCAAACCGTCATTGCGGTCGGCATCTCCTTACTGGCGCTGACTGCTATCCTCCTGCTGATTATGATCTACACCCGACACCAGCAATACCATAAAGAGGAAGCGGGATCCTACTgcacaagcaaagaagaaagcatcATCTATGTGAACGATTACTCTGACGGACCCACCACTTTTGCACAGCTGGAGGAGTACAGCGACGACCACGGCCACGAGATGTACATACTTAACCGAACCGGGCCTGTCGGCACCGCCTCGGCAAGGTGTCCCATGCTGGGAGGGTATGTCCAACCAACGAGCATGAAAGAAGCTCTACTGGACCATCGAGTGGTTCAGACCCTGTCCAGATCAGGAGGCATGGGGGTTCGGAGGAAACCAGGCGATGGCGGCGAAGGGCCTTTAACAACAGATCCAGAAGAGGTCTTTCTAAGTCAAAGTCTCCTCTTTGGATCGCAGCTTGCTTACGAAATCCACTGCTAA
- the lrrc24 gene encoding leucine-rich repeat-containing protein 24 isoform X1 gives MAPLWLSTLAPIFLAFVSKPSLGCPSGCRCYSLTVECGSLGVKGIPQDVPSFTETLFLQDNAVVQIRLQDLTRLGSLHYLYLQNNSISALEPGAFLSQHQLLELALNGNLIHLVTPGMFRGLEHLRILYLAGNQITRIQDNTFRGLQRLQELHLQENSIELLADKALSGLSSLALLDLSRNNLHTLGASSLKPLVSLQVLRVTENPWRCDCALDWLRTWIGEDGQRLLSTAEQRRLMCSEPPRLSHLSLGEVAPNSLVCIPPVVQLEPSHLTVRLGESLRVSCEASGYPQPQVTWKKSSNGKAQLSPRGLVQETGPNGELFRPGVRGAVTALPSSGAKKIGEVNGVVRGTEEGGERDSFDPDLGSGMLFLSNVTVAHAGRYECEAWNPGGVARVTFHLAVNMSSSSYSSQFWPQLNTHSLVSSSSKSFPQPEVADVSQEPLYERDSMDFSALGPATQTVIAVGISLLALTAILLLIMIYTRHQQYHKEEAGSYCTSKEESIIYVNDYSDGPTTFAQLEEYSDDHGHEMYILNRTGPVGTASARCPMLGGYVQPTSMKEALLDHRVVQTLSRSGGMGVRRKPGDGGEGPLTTDPEEVFLSQSLLFGSQLAYEIHC, from the exons ACCTTGTTCCTCCAGGACAATGCTGTCGTACAGATCCGTCTCCAGGACCTGACTCGCCTGGGTAGCCTCCATTACCTCTACCTCCAAAACAACAGCATTTCGGCTCTGGAGCCAGGAGCGTTCCTCAGCCAGCACCAGCTACTGGAGCTCGCCCTCAATGGAAACCTCATACATTTGGTTACCCCAGGCATGTTCCGAGGTCTCGAGCACCTTCGGATCCTCTACCTTGCAGGGAACCAGATCACCCGAATACAGGACAACACCTTCCGGGGGTTGCAG CGCCTTCAGGAACTCCACTTGCAGGAAAACAGCATAGAGCTGCTGGCAGACAAAGCCCTGTCCGGATTATCGTCTCTGGCTCTTCTGGATCTCAGCAGAAACAATCTCCATACCTTGGGAGCCTCGTCGCTCAAACCACTTGTCAGCCTGCAGGTGCTCCGAGTCACAG AGAATCCTTGGCGTTGTGACTGTGCTCTTGACTGGCTGAGGACATGGATCGGCGAGGACGGGCAGCGGCTGCTAAGCACCGCGGAGCAGCGCCGGCTGATGTGTTCGGAGCCACCTCGCCTCTCCCACCTCAGCCTGGGGGAGGTGGCTCCAAACAGCCTGGTGTGCATCCCCCCAGTTGTGCAGCTTGAGCCCAGCCATCTAACAGTCAGACTTGGGGAGAGCCTGAGAGTCTCCTGTGAAGCCTCAGGATACCCTCAGCCTCAGGTGACCTGGAAAAAGTCTTCGAACGGTAAGGCCCAGTTGTCCCCTCGAGGCTTAGTTCAAGAAACGGGTCCCAATGGAGAGCTTTTCCGGCCTGGCGTTAGAGGAGCTGTCACCGCCCTACCCAGCAGTGGGGCAAAGAAGATAGGAGAAGTCAACGGGGTTGTGCGTGGGACAGAGGAGGGCGGTGAGAGGGATAGCTTTGACCCGGACCTGGGCAGTGGAATGCTGTTCCTCAGCAATGTGACGGTGGCACATGCTGGCCGCTATGAGTGTGAAGCATGGAACCCTGGTGGTGTGGCCAGGGTCACATTTCACTTAGCTGTCAACATGTCCTCTTCCTCATATTCATCACAATTCTGGCCTCAATTAAACACCCACTCGTTGGTTTCTTCTTCGTCTAAATCCTTCCCCCAGCCAGAGGTGGCGGATGTTAGCCAGGAGCCACTTTATGAGCGAGACAGCATGGACTTCAGCGCTCTTGGCCCAGCCACGCAAACCGTCATTGCGGTCGGCATCTCCTTACTGGCGCTGACTGCTATCCTCCTGCTGATTATGATCTACACCCGACACCAGCAATACCATAAAGAGGAAGCGGGATCCTACTgcacaagcaaagaagaaagcatcATCTATGTGAACGATTACTCTGACGGACCCACCACTTTTGCACAGCTGGAGGAGTACAGCGACGACCACGGCCACGAGATGTACATACTTAACCGAACCGGGCCTGTCGGCACCGCCTCGGCAAGGTGTCCCATGCTGGGAGGGTATGTCCAACCAACGAGCATGAAAGAAGCTCTACTGGACCATCGAGTGGTTCAGACCCTGTCCAGATCAGGAGGCATGGGGGTTCGGAGGAAACCAGGCGATGGCGGCGAAGGGCCTTTAACAACAGATCCAGAAGAGGTCTTTCTAAGTCAAAGTCTCCTCTTTGGATCGCAGCTTGCTTACGAAATCCACTGCTAA